Proteins encoded within one genomic window of Hermetia illucens chromosome 2, iHerIll2.2.curated.20191125, whole genome shotgun sequence:
- the LOC119650240 gene encoding inactive glutathione S-transferase D3-like — MGKPIIYGIDGSPAVRAVLLTAHAIGLDYELHEIDPHKSEQKTEEFIRKNPQHTIPTLEDDGKCIWDSHAIITYLVSKYSKDDSLYPKDLYKRAVVDQRLHFESSVLSPRMIAFGASWKSNDPQNKENAKTAINEAFEFLEKFIGSNQYLAGASLTVADFSILATFSTINHYLPADPEKFPGLCNWFGRMTKLPYYQKANGEGLQKVIEYVNEMKSKQSAK; from the exons ATGGGCAAACCTATTATTTATGGAATAGATGGAAGTCCTGCGGTTCGTGCAGTTCTACTCACAGCCCATGCCATCGGTTTGGACTATGAATTACATGAAATCGACCCTCACAAAAGTGAACAGAAAACGGAAGAGTTTATAAGAAAGAATCCACAACACACCATCCCCACCCTTGAAGATGatggaaaatgcatttgggaCAGTCATGCAATCATCACATACCTCGTCAGCAAATATTCAAAGGACGATTCCTTGTATCCTAAGGATTTATATAAACGCGCAGTAGTGGACCAGAGGCTTCATTTTGAAAGTAGTGTTTTAAGTCCTCGAATGATTGCTTTTGGG gCTTCCTGGAAAAGCAACGATCCGCAGAATAAAGAGAATGCTAAAACCGCCATAAACGAAGCTTTTGAGTTCCTCGAGAAATTCATTGGCAGCAACCAATACCTGGCTGGAGCCTCCCTCACTGTTGCAGACTTTTCAATTTTGGCTACCTTCTCAACTATAAATCACTACTTACCTGCCGACCCAGAAAAGTTCCCAGGACTATGTAACTGGTTTGGTAGGATGACCAAGCTTCCTTACTACCAGAAAGCAAACGGCGAGGGCCTGCAGAAAGTTATTGAATATGTTAATGAGATGAAGTCCAAACAAAGTGCAAAATGA